The nucleotide sequence TTTTTTTAAGGGAAATATACTGCGTTAGTAAATTCAACAGTGTTTCAAAAAAACAATAGTTTTCTTGTTGGATTCGGCCCGACACTTGTGGGCTCAAATAATGCTTTTCAGCCCAACAGATCTCCGGTCGCGCTGGTGGAGGTTTTGTGACTCGCTGAGGGGTAAGGGATGCGTGAGAGCCTGAGGGGCTGAGGTCGGAGCCTGGCactactgccgccgccgccatgctcCGCCTCCAAAAACATCTCTCCCTTCACCTGCAAGATCTCCTTCCCGTCCACCGCTCCGCATCCCTCATACAGCTCTCCCTCGAGCGCGCTCtcctctccaccgccgccgcgacCTACTCCTCTCCGGGCCACTTCGCCGCCGATGACTACCTCGTCTCCACCTGCGGCCTCACCCGGGAGCAAGCCGCGAAAGCCGCCAAGTGGATCTCCCACTGGAAATCGTCCTCCCACGCCGACGCAGTGCTCTCCTTCCTCACCGGCCCGGCGCTCGGCCTCTCCAAGGCCGATATCAGGCTGCTCGTGGCCAAAGACCCGCGCATCCTCAGCTGCAGCGTCGACAACACCCTGCGGATCCGCGTGGACCGCTTCCACAGCTACGGCTTCTCCGCCGCGCAGATCATCAGCTTCGTCCGCGTGGCCCCCTGCTCCTTCCGCACCTTCAACATCGACCAGAAGCTCGGCTTCTGGATGCCCTTACTCGGCTCGCCCGACAAGTTCCTCCGCATCGTCAGGCGTAACTTGTACCTCGTCACCTCCGACCTCGACAAGGTGGTGAAGACCAACATCCGGCTGCTCCAGGAGT is from Miscanthus floridulus cultivar M001 chromosome 7, ASM1932011v1, whole genome shotgun sequence and encodes:
- the LOC136464465 gene encoding transcription termination factor MTERF2, chloroplastic-like; translation: MLRLQKHLSLHLQDLLPVHRSASLIQLSLERALLSTAAATYSSPGHFAADDYLVSTCGLTREQAAKAAKWISHWKSSSHADAVLSFLTGPALGLSKADIRLLVAKDPRILSCSVDNTLRIRVDRFHSYGFSAAQIISFVRVAPCSFRTFNIDQKLGFWMPLLGSPDKFLRIVRRNLYLVTSDLDKVVKTNIRLLQECGLSVQECSTMCVANPRLLTGNPGTTRAILVRADEMGVPRNTFLFRQAVTAVASLRPETMASKLKMMAKILRCSDAEVARMVQRNPLVLTRSRERIQRACEFLTNVVGVDTKYIQDRPTILMYSLERRLVPRHYVMKVLLEKGLIRKDQSFYSMVTLSDSVFCSKFVHPHKDVLPSLADAYASACNGKIAT